Within the Halichoerus grypus chromosome 2, mHalGry1.hap1.1, whole genome shotgun sequence genome, the region AGCGGCGCTCGGAGTCTACTTAGAAAACTGCAGTCCGAAGCCTTGCAAATAATGAGATTCGCTATTCTGACAGATTTGTTGGACTGATGTATAGGGAACGAGGCAATAAATGAGTTTTGGATGTGTCTATTTTCTAGTGTTTACTATCAAAGAAGGTTCCTTAGAGATTTGATTCTATAGAAGAGTCATTAACCCAGTATAGAGAAGTTTATCTTTTTCTAATCAGAGGCAGGGCATATACTGGAGGAATAAAGCAAAGTCTTCCCTCCAGACTTAGAACAAAGACCACATGGTAAAATAACCTCACCAAATGATATGGGGAAATTTTTACAGCCATGAAATAATACCCAGTATTAGCTTCAATCTTATGTGCAGAtaattttcctcctcctttttccagAGCAAACTGGAGGACAGCTCAAAGGCATAATCAGGATAAGGATGACCAATGACATATAGCCTTCCTTGCTACTTATAAAATAGATTTATGAAAGGGATTATCAACTATTGTACACCTTCACCATAAACAGAATATAAAAGCATACCCTAGTAGGTTACCATAGGAATTTAATGACATGCAAAAATGTGAGGTGTTCTATTTTTATCCTTCTCTTTAACTGGACCACATGTTGTACCATAACAGAACTTTATCACTACCTCTGAGTCAAAATAACTGTCTTAATCTCAAGTTTCAAAGCTAacctttcctttttgttctccAAGATTTTGGTTGCCAGCTCCTAACTGTTcagacagtgttttaaaaaatatatatggaacaaCCTCCTTCTCCCCACAAATACCTCATATCCTTTTTATTCAACTAATTTCAATTCAAGTAAAATgccttaagtcttttttttttctgtttggaatTCCATAGGCATAAAATTTATCCCTACATGCTTAAGGCACTCTGACATTTTTCTTGACGTTGGGACAAATTTAGGCATCTGTTGCAGGATTTCCCTTTCCTACAGTTGAAATTCTTTTTGCCCAAACATTAGACACTCAATTATAGTTAAATATATTAAGGTCAATCcctaaatgagaaaggaaaacttgAAAGGGAACCTGAACATGTAAATAATCTGGGTCAAACGTTTCAAAGCGGTATGAAGAGTGCTAAGCTGAATTGATCGTGATGATTCCTGTGATCAAATATCCTCAAAAATTTCCTTTCCTCACTTGACTTTCCTCCACATTGTTTCAGATAACATGTAGGTCATTACGTAACTACAGGGCTTCAATTACAAGTTGGTTCTGAATATAAGGATTGAatatacttacatataatacaaaatgaattttcaaaggaaataaaaaaggaatccATGACTCACAGGCATATtgaaaacagacaacaaaaaaaggaaataccaaaTAGGAATACCAGCTAAATCAGTCTCATAAGGTCCAAATAACTACTGCATCTCTTATATTTACAAACTGGTCCACATCAGTAAATCTCAAAAATGTAAGCATGTTTAGCCAATTTGTAAATAGCTTTTTGAGAAGCACTGGATCAAAATTATTTCTGCAAGTGaatttaccacattaaaaaatcatgaacACACACTAAAGTACcagtaaaagaataaaaggaaataataccaGTTCAACAATTCAACTACTCAGAACAATCAAATGACTGCACTGTAGAAACAGAAAAGATGTCTAgaacttgaggggaaaaaagtgtaCATTTTCTCTCCCAAGAGAATCTAGTAGTAAAAAGGCAGTCAATATATCTGTTTTGGtagtataaataaaagaaagttgaAATAATCAACATAATTTAAACATATCACCACCCATCAAAGATCAAAATAGAATTCTTTCATGCTCAGAGAAGAGCTTACATCTGTAAACACCTACatgtaaatgtgtgtatatgtgtgtatagataAGGAAAAGAGCTACAGAGTGTATCCCACTGAATGAAGAGGGCCAAATTTGAACATTAGAAGTAAAGCAAATAATGGTAGAATATAATTATGAATTAGGGAAGGCAATGTGAAGTCGTAatagggaaataaataaaaactgtgaaTCATTAATTTGAATCTTAACCAGTTTACATTGATAGCCACAGACACTGATGatagaaaaatattactaaaatttaaCTTATTATAAAGCAAGCCATGATAGTTGAACTAGACCTTTAGAATCAAAAGAGAATATACCACAGGGGAGGAAAAAACTTTCTGAAAAATGATGGTAATCTGTTGAAAGATAAAAGTACAGGAACTCACATGTATTGCTCTAAATATGTATGAACTGAAtatgtcccctccccccacactcaaaacagggttggtttttgtttttggtttttttatgttgttttgttttgaaaaagccATTTAAAAGACTTGTGCGGAGATACTAGCAACTCAGAGTCAGGTAATAAATCTCACCTGATTATTCGTGGAGTCAAGATTGCCTAAACCAGCAGCTGAATCTTCAGCTATCAAGAGTGGCTCGCTTTTCCCACAGCTCTCCTGGCTGATGAGAGTGTCCGCGTAGTTGGGCTGGGGGAAGATCACGTGACTCTCCCGCGAGTCCGCGGTCAGGGAGACCTCGTGGGAATAGGTCTGCAGGAAAGCCCGCACCCCGTCCACGCCCACAAAGTGCGAGGCCGGCACGCCCACCAGTCCGCCTCCGGAAGCCTGGAGCAGACGCGACGCGTGCCAGCGCCTCAGCCTGAGCGCCAGCAGCACGATGACAAAGGCCAGGAAGACGCACGAGACTgccgccaccgccaccaccaGATATAGCGTGAGGTCCGAATCGCCTGGGTCGGCGGGGGTCCTGATGCTGCCCAGATCGGCCAGGATGTCCGGGATGTTGTCGGCCACGGCCACGGTGAGCGTGACGGTGGCCGAGAGAGGGGGCTGGCCGTGGTCCTGCACCGCCACCACCAGGCTCTGCTTGAGCGCGTCTCTGTCCAGCAGGGCCCGCGCCGTGCGCACCTCGCCCGTGTGCAGCCCCACCGCGAAGAGCCCTGGCTCGCTCGTCTTGAGCAGGCGGTAGGACAGCCAGGCGTTCTGGCCCGAGTCTCTGTCCACCGCCACCACCTTGGTGACCAGGTAGCCGGGCTCTGCGGAGCGGGGCGCTAGCTCCACACCGGTGGAACCATCGGTGGGGATGGTGGGGTACAGGATCTCTGGTGTGTTGTCATTCTGGTCCAGCACAAATATGCTGACAGACACATTGCTGCTGAGTGGCGGCTTCCCGCTGTCCTGCGCTGTCACCCACAGTTGCAGGTCACGGAACTGTTCATAGTCAAAGGAGCGCAGTGCGTACAGGGTGCCAGTGTCTGAGTTGATGGAGATGTAGGAGGATAAAGGTTCTCCCTGGAGGGTATCTTCCACCAAGGAATAAGTGACCTGGGAGTTCTCACTGCTGTCCAGATCGATCGCCATCACTGAGAAGAAGGAGGCTCCTCTGGCGTTGTTTTCAGGTATGTAGACGGAGTAAGATGAGTCAGCAAAAGTCGGAGGATTATCATTGTCATCTGCTACATTTAGTGAAATGTGAGTTTCTGTAGACAAGGGTGGAAATCCCTGATCTGTGGCTATCAAGGTTATATTATAGCTATGGACCTGCTCCCTGTCTAGCATTCTGGTTGTTATCAACTTGTAATAATTTCCGTAAGTCTTTTCCAACTTAAAAGGCAGACTGTTAGGAACGAAACATGAGACTTGACCATTTTCCCCAGAGTCTTGATCTTGCACATTTAGAAGAGCAATAACTGTACCTGGAGGAGAGTTTTCCAGAACTGAATTAGTAGAAGATGTGATAGTTATTTCTGGAGCATTATCATTGACATCCACAACTGTGATCAACATCTTAG harbors:
- the LOC118555229 gene encoding protocadherin gamma-A11 isoform X4, with translation MGNRLLRLDRSGLVLLYIFLRTLQESGAGHIRYSVPEETDKGFFVGNISKDLGLEPWELAERGVRIISRDRMQLFALNPRSGSLITAGRLDREELCETLSSCFLNIEILVEDTLKIYGVEVEIMDVNDNAPSFQEEEIEIKISEHATPGSRFPLPSARDPDVGMNSLQSYRLNPNSYFSLQMRDGTGGAKNPELVLEGSLDREKEAAHRLLLTAFDGGDPIHQGAVAIRVVVLDVNDHVPKFTQSVYRVSIPENLSSGTRVLMVNATDPDEGINGEVVYSFQNMESKTSEIFQLDSQTGEVLIRGSLDFEKYRFYEIEIQGQDGGGLSTTAKMLITVVDVNDNAPEITITSSTNSVLENSPPGTVIALLNVQDQDSGENGQVSCFVPNSLPFKLEKTYGNYYKLITTRMLDREQVHSYNITLIATDQGFPPLSTETHISLNVADDNDNPPTFADSSYSVYIPENNARGASFFSVMAIDLDSSENSQVTYSLVEDTLQGEPLSSYISINSDTGTLYALRSFDYEQFRDLQLWVTAQDSGKPPLSSNVSVSIFVLDQNDNTPEILYPTIPTDGSTGVELAPRSAEPGYLVTKVVAVDRDSGQNAWLSYRLLKTSEPGLFAVGLHTGEVRTARALLDRDALKQSLVVAVQDHGQPPLSATVTLTVAVADNIPDILADLGSIRTPADPGDSDLTLYLVVAVAAVSCVFLAFVIVLLALRLRRWHASRLLQASGGGLVGVPASHFVGVDGVRAFLQTYSHEVSLTADSRESHVIFPQPNYADTLISQESCGKSEPLLIAEDSAAGLGNLDSTNNQQAPPNTDWRFSQAQRPGTSGSQNGDETGTWPNNQFDTEMLQAMILASASEAADGSSTLGGGAGTMGLSARYGPQFTLQHVPDYRQNVYIPGSNATLTSAAGKRDGKAPAGGNGNKKKSGKKEKK
- the LOC118555229 gene encoding protocadherin gamma-A11 isoform X9, whose translation is MGNRLLRLDRSGLVLLYIFLRTLQESGAGHIRYSVPEETDKGFFVGNISKDLGLEPWELAERGVRIISRDRMQLFALNPRSGSLITAGTVIALLNVQDQDSGENGQVSCFVPNSLPFKLEKTYGNYYKLITTRMLDREQVHSYNITLIATDQGFPPLSTETHISLNVADDNDNPPTFADSSYSVYIPENNARGASFFSVMAIDLDSSENSQVTYSLVEDTLQGEPLSSYISINSDTGTLYALRSFDYEQFRDLQLWVTAQDSGKPPLSSNVSVSIFVLDQNDNTPEILYPTIPTDGSTGVELAPRSAEPGYLVTKVVAVDRDSGQNAWLSYRLLKTSEPGLFAVGLHTGEVRTARALLDRDALKQSLVVAVQDHGQPPLSATVTLTVAVADNIPDILADLGSIRTPADPGDSDLTLYLVVAVAAVSCVFLAFVIVLLALRLRRWHASRLLQASGGGLVGVPASHFVGVDGVRAFLQTYSHEVSLTADSRESHVIFPQPNYADTLISQESCGKSEPLLIAEDSAAGLGNLDSTNNQQAPPNTDWRFSQAQRPGTSGSQNGDETGTWPNNQFDTEMLQAMILASASEAADGSSTLGGGAGTMGLSARYGPQFTLQHVPDYRQNVYIPGSNATLTSAAGKRDGKAPAGGNGNKKKSGKKEKK